One window of the Anguilla rostrata isolate EN2019 chromosome 13, ASM1855537v3, whole genome shotgun sequence genome contains the following:
- the LOC135237393 gene encoding retinoic acid receptor gamma-A isoform X2 encodes MFDCVEALGVGPRQLFDVASRGACMLRKAGPFFPGLDPFAWTGTASVQSVETQSTSSEEMVPSSPSPPPPPRIYKPCFVCQDKSSGYHYGVSSCEGCKGFFRRSIQKNMVYTCHRDKNCQINKVTRNRCQYCRLQKCFEVGMSKEAVRNDRNKKKKEVKEEVIPPESYELSSELEELVNKVSKAHQETCPSLCQLGKYTTNSSADHRVQLDLGLWDKFSELSTKCIIKIVEFAKRLPGFTSLTIADQITLLKSACLDILMLRICTRYTPEQDTMTFSDGLTLNRTQMHNAGFGPLTDLVFAFAGQLLPLEMDDTETGLLSAICLICGDRMDLEEPQRVDRLQEPLLEALKIYARRRRPNKPHMFPRMLMKVTDLRGISTKGAERAITLKMEIPGPMPPLIREMLENPEAFEDKPEPGESAAAAAPPPAPPPAAAPRQTEEEEGAALESGGEPNPDEDEDDDDDDGEEERGADSDGEAWGLAPLEGAGAPRKSQAGRAQ; translated from the exons CGGTGGAGACTCAGAGCACGAGCTCGGAGGAGATGGTGCCCAGCTCGCCctctccgcccccgcccccgcgcatCTACAAGCCCTGCTTCGTGTGCCAGGACAAGTCCTCCGGCTACCACTACGGGGTCAGCTCCTGCGAAGGCTGCAAG GGCTTCTTCCGCCGCAGCATCCAGAAGAACATGGTGTACACCTGCCACCGCGACAAGAACTGCCAGATCAACAAGGTGACCCGCAACCGGTGCCAGTACTGCCGGCTGCAGAAGTGCTTCGAGGTCGGCATGTCCAAGGAAG CTGTGCGGAACGACcggaacaagaagaagaaggaggtgaaggaggaggtgaTCCCCCCGGAGAGCTACGAGCTGAGCagcgagctggaggagctggtcaacAAAGTGAGCAAAGCGCACCAGGAGACCTGCCCGTCACTGTGCCAGCTGGGGAAATACACCACC aactCCAGCGCAGACCATCGCGTGCAGTTGGACCTGGGTCTCTGGGACAAGTTCAGTGAGCTCTCTACCAAGTGCATCATCAAGATCGTCGAGTTCGCCAAGCGCCTCCCGGGATTCACCTCGCTCACTATTGCAGACCAGATCACCCTGCTCAAGTCTGCCTGCCTGGACATTCTG aTGCTGCGGATCTGCACCCGCTACACCCCAGAACAGGACACCATGACCTTTTCCGACGGCCTGACCCTCAACCGCACGCAGATGCACAACGCCGGTTTCGGTCCGCTCACGGACCTGGTGTTCGCTTTCGCCGGCCAGCTGCTGCCGCTGGAGATGGACGACACGGAGACGGGGCTCCTCAGCGCCATCTGCCTCATCTGTGGAG ACCGCATGGACCTGGAGGAGCCGCAGCGCGTGGACCGGCTGCAGGAGCCCCTCCTGGAGGCCCTGAAGATCTACGCCCGGCGCCGGCGCCCCAACAAGCCCCACATGTTCCCCCGCATGCTGATGAAGGTCACCGACCTCCGCGGCATCAGCACCAAGG GGGCGGAGAGGGCCATCACTCTGAAGATGGAGATCCCGGGCCCCATGCCGCCGCTCATCCGCGAGATGCTGGAGAACCCGGAGGCCTTCGAGGACAAGCCCGAGCCCGGGGAGAGCGCCGCCgcggcagccccgccccccgccccgccccccgccgccgcgccccgccagacggaggaggaggagggcgcggCCCTGGAGAGCGGCGGGGAGCCCAACCcggacgaggacgaggacgacgatgacgacgacggggaggaggagaggggggcggacAGCGACGGGGAGGCCTGGGGGCTGGCGCCGCTCGAGGGCGCGGGGGCCCCCCGGAAGAGCCAGGCGGGCCGGGCACAGTGA